A window from Hymenobacter volaticus encodes these proteins:
- a CDS encoding ATP-binding cassette domain-containing protein, whose amino-acid sequence MTPLPYNYKEPVLTLQGVSMTFNGEVVLRDINAQVLDVTRPGMNQGQVVGFYGRSGIGKSVLCRIMAGLLAPSSGTVHVGVNQLPVRPGMVGLVQQRYPLFDHRTLHDNLLVAALRKHTPDEAQRQVTSYLDRFCLTPHRKKYPAHLSGGQRQRAAIAQQLLCSEHLILLDEPFSGLDVAMIDEVKKIILEVTTMDELNTVVIVSHDIATTTALADRLWLLGYERDATGQLIPGATITQQHQYNLAEMGLAWHKNVEAEPEFAQFVEHIKDEIRL is encoded by the coding sequence GTGACTCCTCTACCCTACAACTACAAAGAACCGGTACTTACGCTGCAAGGCGTATCGATGACGTTCAACGGGGAAGTTGTTTTGCGCGACATCAATGCACAGGTCCTCGACGTGACTCGACCAGGCATGAACCAGGGGCAGGTCGTGGGGTTCTACGGCCGCTCCGGCATCGGCAAATCGGTGCTGTGCCGCATCATGGCCGGGCTGCTGGCCCCGAGTAGCGGCACGGTGCACGTGGGCGTCAATCAGTTGCCGGTACGGCCGGGCATGGTGGGCCTCGTGCAGCAGCGCTACCCCCTCTTCGACCACCGTACCCTCCACGACAACCTACTAGTGGCCGCCCTCCGCAAACACACACCCGATGAAGCGCAACGCCAAGTAACTTCCTACCTCGACCGGTTTTGCCTCACGCCGCACCGCAAGAAATACCCGGCGCACCTCTCGGGCGGCCAACGCCAGCGCGCCGCCATTGCCCAACAACTGCTCTGCTCCGAGCACCTCATCCTGCTCGACGAGCCCTTTTCCGGCCTCGATGTGGCCATGATCGACGAGGTCAAGAAAATTATCCTCGAAGTCACGACCATGGACGAGCTCAACACCGTCGTCATCGTCTCCCACGACATTGCCACCACCACCGCCCTCGCCGACCGGTTGTGGCTGCTCGGCTACGAGCGTGACGCCACCGGCCAGCTCATCCCCGGCGCCACCATCACCCAACAGCACCAATACAACCTCGCCGAAATGGGTTTAGCCTGGCACAAAAACGTGGAAGCCGAACCCGAATTCGCGCAGTTCGTCGAGCACATCAAAGATGAAATTCGCTTGTAG
- a CDS encoding sensor histidine kinase, producing MTLKTKIRLSILTMLVLLLALGGYAFQTIQRLEGGARGVQQANFNSVEYGLQMLQAVEQLEQQPAAAAPLEQFRRALTREAANITERGELELVDTLTQHLADYQTLVDEQAPLVEQQRKLRQLQAEIHRAVDLNTVSFNAKTQSATTNAARALQMVLIFVSLSAAIGLALIVRLPREVLRPLRRLTADVEDVASPGPTNLVPIAKNDEVGAVALALNRAFGYMQDQRSATRIALATERNRLESLVEHLDEGLLLLDESGCVLLANPTARRLLDRPAADLVGRKAEDLSRESELLHTLFQPLLEPVTKSADSGAQPPLLTFRQQGEDVYYRLTASHIVSFNKELRQTEFAGHILSLRNVSEFKKLDEIKSNFLATVSHELKTPLASINLSLMLLQDERTDPEERLRIADGIREETTRLLGMVGQLIDVSRLDAGAGIKLDVRSVALADVVEYAVDTVQPQLQDKELCLETNLPPTLPAARADLEKTTWVLINLLANAIRYSPRGARLTVQATQLPGHELQVSVQDYGPGIPAEYHERIFQRFAEVPNPAGHKGGSGLGLSISREFISTQGGRLWVESSPGTGSRFLFTLPAESN from the coding sequence ATGACCTTAAAAACCAAAATCCGCCTCAGCATCCTGACCATGTTGGTGTTGCTGCTGGCGTTGGGCGGATACGCATTTCAAACGATTCAGCGGCTGGAAGGCGGCGCGCGTGGGGTACAGCAAGCCAACTTCAACTCGGTGGAATATGGCCTTCAGATGCTGCAGGCCGTGGAGCAACTCGAGCAACAGCCCGCAGCTGCCGCGCCACTAGAGCAGTTTCGGCGGGCCCTTACCCGCGAAGCCGCTAACATCACCGAACGGGGTGAATTAGAATTAGTGGACACGCTCACCCAACACCTAGCGGATTACCAAACCCTGGTGGATGAGCAGGCCCCGCTGGTAGAACAGCAACGCAAGCTGCGTCAGCTGCAAGCCGAGATTCACCGCGCCGTTGACCTCAATACTGTTTCCTTTAACGCCAAAACGCAGTCTGCTACCACTAACGCTGCCCGCGCCCTGCAGATGGTGTTGATCTTCGTTAGCCTAAGCGCAGCCATTGGCTTGGCTCTGATTGTGCGGCTACCGCGAGAAGTGCTGCGCCCCTTGCGCCGCCTCACCGCCGACGTAGAAGACGTAGCCAGCCCCGGCCCCACCAACTTGGTACCCATTGCCAAAAACGATGAAGTAGGCGCCGTGGCCCTCGCCCTAAACCGCGCGTTCGGTTACATGCAAGACCAGCGCAGTGCCACCCGCATAGCCCTAGCTACCGAGCGCAACCGCCTGGAAAGCCTGGTCGAGCACCTTGATGAAGGCTTGCTGCTATTAGATGAAAGTGGCTGCGTACTACTGGCCAATCCGACGGCCCGGCGCCTGCTCGACCGCCCCGCCGCCGACCTGGTGGGCCGCAAGGCCGAGGACCTTAGCCGCGAATCAGAATTGCTGCACACGCTATTTCAACCGCTGCTGGAGCCAGTCACTAAATCAGCTGATAGTGGTGCGCAGCCGCCGCTGCTCACGTTTCGGCAGCAGGGCGAGGACGTGTATTACCGGCTTACAGCCAGCCATATCGTATCGTTCAACAAGGAGCTGCGGCAGACCGAGTTTGCGGGCCACATTTTATCGTTGCGCAATGTTTCGGAGTTCAAGAAGCTAGATGAAATCAAGTCCAACTTCCTGGCCACCGTATCGCACGAGCTGAAAACGCCACTGGCTAGTATCAACCTCAGCCTTATGCTCCTGCAAGACGAGCGCACCGACCCCGAAGAACGCCTGCGCATCGCCGACGGCATCCGGGAGGAAACCACCCGCCTGTTGGGCATGGTGGGTCAGCTCATCGACGTTTCGCGGCTCGATGCCGGGGCCGGCATCAAGCTCGATGTGCGCTCCGTGGCACTGGCCGACGTGGTGGAATACGCCGTAGACACCGTGCAGCCGCAACTCCAAGACAAGGAACTGTGCCTGGAAACCAACCTGCCACCCACCCTACCCGCCGCCCGCGCCGACCTCGAAAAAACCACGTGGGTGCTCATCAACCTGCTCGCCAACGCCATTCGTTACTCGCCCCGCGGTGCCCGCCTGACGGTGCAAGCCACCCAACTACCCGGCCACGAACTACAAGTGAGCGTGCAGGACTACGGCCCCGGCATCCCAGCTGAGTACCACGAGCGAATTTTTCAGCGCTTCGCCGAAGTACCTAACCCCGCTGGCCACAAAGGCGGTTCCGGCCTCGGCCTTAGTATCTCCCGCGAGTTCATCAGCACCCAGGGCGGGCGGCTATGGGTGGAAAGCTCCCCTGGCACCGGCAGCCGCTTCCTATTCACGCTTCCAGCAGAGAGTAATTGA
- a CDS encoding OmpA family protein, with the protein MTTRGKIVIGLLLVIGLYFGINKVVSSGAVFKKADTQSVLLNSIELPTTASNGNRANIAVPLADLPGTTPAEKGTPITWEVMAWNSQMAGMLANGGPRTTQGSAMAANGVDLQIMRQDDVTKMQADLVKNAADLDANPSTPGLIVSIMGDGLPGFSAVQEQLKKVGTQLQIIPYSVGKSFGEDKLMGPKEWLDNPKLAVGKTIACYLRDGDQNIALKWCADNGLKVNPDETTYDPEAVNFLSASDFLVAAEKYIVGKPEQRTKVVNGKNTGVKIDVVADAVATWTPGDVNIAKQKGGLVSIVSTKDYSNQMPNIMVTTKRWYDAHQKEVAGLMTAFAVAGDQVKSHPEALKRAADISADVYADKDKNGAYWLKYYKGVSEADRTGEVVELGGSKAFNFADNLALFGLEEGGTNIYASVYKTFGDVQSKLYPKELPSYVPLDQMLDLSLLKNMQAQYKGKAVAPADQQKFAADDEIRRNVSKRAWNIEFNTGQSSFTPAAERELSQLFDDLIVAGNLKVAVHGHTDNVGDPQKNQQLSEDRAMAVREWLQQKSTSAFPEGRVQVYAHGATEPVESNATPPAKPRTAG; encoded by the coding sequence ATGACTACTCGCGGTAAAATTGTAATTGGCCTTCTCCTAGTAATTGGCCTGTATTTTGGCATCAATAAAGTGGTTTCCAGCGGGGCCGTGTTCAAGAAAGCCGACACGCAGTCGGTTTTGCTCAACTCCATTGAGCTGCCTACCACCGCCAGCAACGGCAACCGAGCCAACATTGCGGTGCCACTGGCCGACCTGCCCGGCACCACGCCCGCCGAAAAGGGCACGCCCATCACGTGGGAAGTAATGGCCTGGAACTCGCAAATGGCTGGTATGCTGGCCAACGGCGGCCCCCGCACCACCCAGGGCTCGGCCATGGCTGCCAACGGCGTTGACCTTCAGATTATGCGCCAAGACGACGTAACCAAAATGCAGGCCGACCTGGTGAAAAATGCCGCCGACCTCGACGCCAACCCCAGCACGCCCGGCCTGATTGTGAGCATCATGGGCGACGGACTGCCCGGCTTCTCGGCGGTGCAGGAGCAGCTTAAGAAAGTGGGCACTCAGCTTCAAATCATCCCCTACTCAGTAGGCAAATCGTTCGGCGAAGACAAGCTGATGGGCCCGAAAGAGTGGCTCGACAACCCCAAGCTGGCCGTGGGCAAAACCATTGCCTGCTACCTGCGCGACGGTGACCAGAACATTGCCCTGAAGTGGTGCGCCGACAACGGCCTTAAAGTCAACCCCGACGAAACCACCTACGACCCCGAAGCCGTGAACTTCCTATCGGCCTCTGATTTCCTGGTGGCCGCCGAAAAGTACATCGTTGGCAAGCCCGAGCAGCGCACCAAAGTGGTAAACGGCAAAAACACCGGCGTGAAAATCGACGTGGTAGCCGACGCAGTAGCCACCTGGACGCCCGGCGACGTGAACATCGCCAAGCAGAAAGGTGGCCTGGTGAGCATCGTGTCCACCAAAGACTACTCCAACCAGATGCCCAACATCATGGTGACCACCAAGCGCTGGTACGACGCCCACCAGAAGGAAGTGGCAGGCCTGATGACCGCCTTCGCCGTGGCTGGCGACCAAGTGAAGTCGCACCCCGAGGCGCTGAAGCGGGCTGCTGACATTTCGGCCGACGTGTACGCCGACAAAGATAAAAACGGCGCCTACTGGCTGAAGTACTACAAGGGCGTGAGCGAAGCCGACCGTACTGGCGAAGTGGTGGAACTCGGGGGCAGCAAGGCCTTCAACTTCGCCGACAACCTGGCCTTGTTCGGCCTCGAAGAAGGCGGCACCAACATCTACGCGTCCGTCTACAAAACCTTCGGCGACGTACAAAGCAAGCTCTACCCCAAGGAGTTGCCCAGCTACGTACCCCTCGACCAGATGCTGGACCTCAGCTTGCTAAAGAACATGCAGGCCCAGTACAAAGGCAAAGCCGTAGCCCCCGCCGACCAACAAAAGTTTGCCGCCGACGATGAAATCCGCCGCAACGTGAGCAAGCGGGCTTGGAACATCGAGTTCAACACCGGCCAAAGTTCCTTCACGCCCGCCGCCGAGCGTGAACTCAGCCAGCTCTTTGACGACTTGATAGTAGCCGGCAACCTGAAAGTAGCCGTGCACGGCCACACCGACAACGTCGGCGACCCGCAAAAAAACCAGCAGCTCTCCGAAGACCGCGCCATGGCCGTGCGCGAGTGGCTGCAACAGAAAAGCACTAGCGCCTTCCCCGAAGGCCGCGTGCAAGTCTACGCCCACGGCGCCACCGAACCTGTCGAAAGCAATGCCACCCCACCGGCAAAGCCAAGAACCGCCGGGTAG
- a CDS encoding PH domain-containing protein — MKVYKSKIGVELVAFLSLVLGGVALLLAYKGHWLGLLFVLPEAAFIMYLFMNTYYTVDGKTLKIKAGILFNSSVDIDTIRKIAETNNLLSSPAASLDRLEIEYGRFDSVLISPKDKQGFISHMLAINPNIEVQYKAK; from the coding sequence ATGAAAGTCTATAAATCTAAAATTGGCGTTGAACTGGTAGCGTTTCTCTCGCTCGTGCTCGGTGGAGTTGCCTTGTTGCTAGCCTACAAAGGTCATTGGCTAGGCCTTCTCTTTGTGCTACCAGAGGCCGCATTCATAATGTATCTATTTATGAATACGTACTACACGGTGGATGGGAAGACCTTAAAAATCAAAGCTGGTATACTATTCAACAGCTCAGTTGATATTGACACAATTAGGAAAATAGCAGAAACGAATAACCTGCTCAGTTCTCCGGCCGCTTCCCTTGATAGGCTAGAAATTGAATACGGCCGGTTTGACAGCGTGCTTATCTCACCTAAAGACAAGCAGGGCTTCATAAGCCATATGCTCGCCATTAACCCCAACATTGAGGTTCAATACAAAGCGAAATAA
- a CDS encoding response regulator — MDKLPSILLVDDDSTTNFLNELLLKSLGVADQLLIAQNGREALTTLNQASPSLIQLDVNMPVMNGIEFLESYVQLPQEQRQAIVVVMLTTSLHSRDLERVQELPIAGLVNKPLTKEKVDTILQMHFQRHL, encoded by the coding sequence ATGGATAAGCTTCCGAGTATTCTTTTAGTTGATGACGATTCAACGACCAACTTTCTTAACGAGCTATTACTGAAAAGCTTGGGTGTTGCCGACCAGTTGCTCATCGCTCAAAACGGCCGGGAAGCCCTTACCACCCTCAACCAAGCTAGTCCCTCCCTTATTCAGCTCGACGTGAACATGCCCGTCATGAACGGCATCGAGTTTTTGGAATCTTACGTCCAGCTGCCTCAGGAGCAACGGCAGGCCATTGTGGTGGTGATGCTCACAACATCCCTGCACTCTCGCGACCTAGAGCGGGTGCAGGAACTGCCCATTGCCGGCCTAGTTAACAAGCCTCTCACCAAAGAAAAAGTCGATACCATTCTGCAAATGCACTTTCAACGGCATTTGTAG
- a CDS encoding PAS domain-containing protein: MPDPTIPLPAELSAPDELMHVLMEVSLTGFILFQPVYAPDGQTITDLAYVRLNPAAQRMLQLPERPEQTFLTLYPNAKDAGIFDFYCTSFETGKAGQYNVNYQHDRLDNYFHLAAQRSGSLLVVSFSDTSDQDRSSVEQALRESQAREQASRADAELQRQQLHNIFMQAPAMICIFEGPEHVFKLVNPLYQQLVGERPLLGKPIAVAMPELAGQPIFGLLDNVYNTGETFYAHEMLVQLDHDNSGGLGENYYNFIYQAICNLEGGIDGILVFAYEVTTQVVARQGIERNEAQLQQLNQQLEAANQALLTTVRAAEQAQEEAETQRQRLHDVLEQLPASIATFHGPDHVYQLVNPPYQQLFPGRSLQGRTFREAMPELEGQHFFELFDQVYQTGEPFNGVEIETWVYITNTGQLEQRYFNLFLQALRNADGTVNGILNFAYDVTEQVQIRRQVEQSRQQVEQLNQELASANEELFVANDEIRANVAELQLTEQALLELNIDLENRVVERTQEAQQAQKEAERQQARLERFFMQAPAAICVLDGPDLVFELVNPEYQRLFPERELQDRPILEAMPEIAGHRVHKTLLEVYQTGETHQEPVLLVPMRRSENGELEDRYFNYIQQARYNEHGQIDGILVFAFEVTEQVLDRQRADALQAEVLAGMQRIVQERESYYQVFEQTPACIVLLRGPQHRVEYHNEAYQQLFPGREMHGRTIAEIQPDALAQGFVALLDKVYNTGETFYGNELQLVIDQPGDLPPKVNYFNFTYQAFREKGEIVGVSVFAYEVGEQVRARQQREQNQRRLQLITDALPVLIGYIDQEERYQFVNRGYEVWFKRDPAEFLGQSARELLGAKAYNGVQPYIARALAGERLDFEARMPYRDDFIRYIRTSYVPEIQDGHVIGFYSMVADITDQVLGRQQVEELNEELAVINEELQATNEELLDTNQQLIRTNVDLDNFIYTASHDLRAPIANIEGLLHALAQQLPEASATDTQVLAILQMMQGSVERFQKTIDHLTDLTKLQKEHVQLHQSVDLVAIVEEVRLDLAPLLESTKAQLEVDVNQCPTISFSQKNLRSVVYNLLSNALKYRHPNRQPRVCIRCRQVDGYAKLEVQDNGLGLDTAQQVRLFGMFQRLHDHVEGTGIGLYMVKRMVENAGGNIQVESEPGVGSTFTVSFPC, translated from the coding sequence ATGCCCGATCCTACTATTCCGCTACCCGCTGAATTATCTGCGCCCGACGAGCTGATGCACGTTCTGATGGAGGTGTCCTTGACGGGATTTATTTTATTCCAGCCCGTGTATGCGCCCGATGGTCAGACAATTACGGACCTAGCCTATGTGCGCCTCAACCCGGCGGCTCAGCGGATGCTACAGCTACCCGAACGACCCGAGCAAACGTTTCTGACCTTGTATCCGAATGCGAAGGACGCTGGCATCTTCGATTTTTATTGTACCAGCTTCGAAACTGGTAAAGCGGGCCAGTACAACGTAAACTATCAGCACGACCGACTCGATAATTATTTTCATCTGGCCGCCCAGCGCAGCGGGTCCCTGCTGGTGGTTAGTTTTTCCGATACTTCCGACCAAGACCGTTCTTCTGTAGAGCAGGCCCTGCGCGAAAGTCAGGCCCGCGAGCAAGCGTCCCGCGCTGATGCGGAGCTTCAGCGTCAGCAACTGCATAATATTTTTATGCAGGCTCCGGCCATGATTTGCATTTTCGAGGGACCGGAGCACGTGTTTAAGCTGGTCAATCCGCTTTATCAGCAGTTGGTAGGGGAGCGGCCGTTGCTGGGTAAGCCCATTGCGGTGGCCATGCCGGAACTGGCCGGGCAGCCCATTTTCGGCTTGCTCGACAACGTGTACAACACCGGGGAAACGTTTTACGCCCACGAAATGCTGGTGCAGCTCGATCATGATAACTCGGGTGGCCTCGGCGAAAACTATTACAACTTCATCTACCAAGCCATCTGCAACCTAGAAGGGGGCATTGATGGAATTTTGGTGTTTGCCTACGAAGTAACCACGCAGGTAGTAGCCCGCCAGGGCATCGAGCGCAACGAGGCGCAACTCCAACAACTCAACCAGCAACTGGAAGCCGCCAATCAAGCGTTGCTAACCACTGTGCGTGCGGCAGAGCAGGCGCAGGAGGAAGCCGAGACGCAGCGGCAGCGCCTCCACGACGTTTTGGAGCAGCTACCGGCCAGTATCGCTACCTTTCACGGCCCCGACCACGTTTACCAACTCGTTAATCCGCCCTATCAGCAGTTGTTTCCGGGGCGTAGCCTGCAGGGCCGAACGTTCCGCGAGGCGATGCCCGAATTGGAAGGGCAGCATTTCTTTGAGTTGTTTGACCAAGTATATCAGACGGGGGAGCCGTTCAACGGGGTTGAAATCGAAACCTGGGTTTATATCACCAATACCGGCCAGCTAGAGCAGCGTTATTTCAACTTGTTTCTGCAAGCCTTGCGCAATGCAGATGGAACCGTCAACGGCATCCTCAACTTTGCCTACGACGTGACCGAACAGGTGCAGATTCGGCGGCAGGTGGAGCAAAGCCGGCAGCAGGTAGAGCAGCTAAACCAAGAGCTGGCGAGTGCCAATGAAGAACTGTTTGTGGCCAACGATGAAATCAGAGCCAATGTAGCCGAGTTGCAACTCACCGAGCAGGCCCTGCTCGAACTCAACATCGACCTGGAGAACCGCGTGGTAGAGCGGACCCAGGAAGCACAACAGGCGCAGAAAGAGGCAGAGCGGCAGCAGGCCCGCCTGGAACGGTTCTTTATGCAGGCGCCAGCAGCTATCTGCGTGTTAGATGGTCCTGATCTGGTATTTGAACTCGTCAATCCAGAATACCAGCGGCTGTTTCCGGAAAGGGAACTGCAAGACAGACCCATATTGGAGGCCATGCCGGAAATAGCAGGCCATAGGGTGCACAAAACGCTTCTTGAAGTATACCAAACCGGCGAAACGCACCAGGAGCCGGTTCTGCTGGTGCCGATGCGGCGCTCCGAGAACGGAGAACTGGAAGACCGGTATTTCAACTACATCCAGCAGGCCCGCTACAACGAGCACGGCCAAATAGACGGAATACTGGTGTTCGCCTTCGAAGTAACAGAGCAGGTGCTAGACCGCCAGCGGGCCGATGCTTTGCAAGCCGAGGTGTTAGCCGGGATGCAGCGCATTGTGCAGGAGCGCGAAAGTTATTACCAGGTGTTCGAGCAGACGCCGGCCTGTATTGTGTTGCTGCGCGGGCCCCAACACCGCGTCGAATACCACAACGAAGCGTACCAACAGCTGTTTCCAGGTCGTGAAATGCACGGCCGTACCATTGCCGAAATCCAGCCTGATGCGCTGGCCCAGGGGTTTGTGGCCTTGCTCGACAAGGTGTACAACACCGGTGAAACCTTCTACGGCAACGAACTGCAACTCGTCATCGACCAGCCGGGCGACCTTCCTCCCAAGGTCAATTACTTCAATTTCACGTACCAAGCCTTCCGCGAAAAAGGGGAAATAGTGGGGGTTTCGGTGTTTGCCTATGAAGTGGGCGAGCAGGTGCGGGCGCGCCAGCAGCGCGAGCAAAACCAGCGGCGGCTTCAGCTCATTACCGATGCCTTGCCCGTACTTATCGGGTACATCGACCAGGAAGAAAGATACCAGTTTGTGAACCGCGGATACGAGGTCTGGTTTAAGCGGGATCCAGCAGAGTTTTTGGGCCAGTCGGCCCGCGAACTGCTCGGCGCAAAGGCCTACAATGGCGTCCAACCCTACATCGCCCGGGCCTTGGCCGGAGAGCGGCTCGATTTCGAAGCGCGGATGCCGTACCGCGACGATTTCATTCGCTACATCCGCACCAGCTACGTGCCCGAAATTCAAGATGGCCACGTAATAGGGTTCTATTCTATGGTGGCCGACATCACCGACCAGGTGCTGGGCCGGCAGCAAGTGGAAGAGCTAAACGAGGAGCTAGCCGTCATCAACGAGGAACTGCAAGCCACCAACGAAGAACTGTTGGATACTAACCAGCAACTCATCCGCACCAACGTCGACCTCGACAACTTTATCTACACGGCTTCGCACGACCTGCGGGCTCCCATTGCCAATATCGAAGGCCTGTTGCACGCCCTCGCGCAGCAGCTACCCGAAGCCAGTGCCACCGATACGCAGGTGCTGGCCATCCTGCAAATGATGCAAGGGTCGGTGGAGCGTTTCCAGAAAACTATCGACCACCTAACCGACCTCACGAAGCTGCAAAAAGAGCATGTGCAACTCCATCAGTCTGTGGATCTAGTGGCTATCGTGGAGGAGGTGCGTCTGGATTTGGCCCCGTTGCTGGAATCGACAAAGGCGCAGTTGGAAGTAGACGTAAACCAGTGTCCTACCATCTCGTTTTCCCAGAAAAACCTGCGTAGCGTAGTCTACAACCTGCTCAGCAACGCTCTCAAGTACCGGCACCCCAACCGCCAGCCCAGGGTGTGCATCCGCTGCCGGCAAGTCGACGGTTACGCCAAACTGGAAGTGCAGGACAATGGCCTCGGGCTGGATACGGCCCAGCAAGTACGGCTTTTCGGCATGTTTCAGCGCCTCCACGACCACGTAGAAGGCACGGGTATCGGGCTTTACATGGTGAAGCGCATGGTCGAGAATGCGGGCGGGAATATTCAGGTGGAAAGTGAGCCGGGCGTTGGCTCAACGTTTACCGTCTCTTTTCCCTGTTAA
- a CDS encoding ABC transporter permease: protein MKNLFIPNAQPRQPVFLTMVACQALVLLVLWLLYPLKLFPTLGEVLTAFQDLVRTQGLIQELWASLATAIQAVGIATVLALFISYLTALPFFRPLAYAATKLRYLTLTGLTFFMALMLSSGHQVKLSVLVFGATVYFVTGMTSVILTTTQEEMDHARTLGMSEWRSFFEVIVLGKLDDMLEVVRQNFAIIWTMITLVETLYQSEGGIGLLLYKQNRYLHLAGVVSIQLVILAVGALQDYLFVLLRRVFFPYSELTTAR from the coding sequence ATGAAAAATCTATTCATCCCGAATGCCCAGCCGCGCCAGCCGGTTTTCCTGACCATGGTGGCGTGTCAAGCGCTGGTGCTGTTGGTGCTGTGGCTGCTGTATCCGCTCAAGCTGTTCCCAACGCTCGGCGAGGTGCTGACAGCGTTTCAGGATCTGGTGCGCACGCAAGGGCTGATTCAGGAACTGTGGGCCAGCTTGGCAACGGCCATTCAGGCAGTGGGCATAGCGACGGTGCTGGCCCTGTTCATCTCCTACCTCACGGCGCTGCCGTTCTTTCGGCCCCTGGCCTACGCCGCCACCAAGCTACGCTACCTTACCCTCACGGGCCTCACGTTTTTCATGGCCCTGATGCTTAGCTCCGGCCACCAAGTGAAGCTGTCGGTGCTGGTGTTCGGGGCCACGGTGTACTTTGTAACGGGTATGACCAGCGTGATTCTGACCACCACGCAGGAGGAAATGGACCACGCCCGCACCCTCGGCATGAGCGAGTGGCGCAGCTTTTTCGAGGTGATTGTGCTCGGCAAGCTCGATGACATGCTGGAGGTGGTCCGCCAAAACTTCGCCATCATCTGGACCATGATTACTCTGGTCGAGACGCTCTACCAGTCGGAAGGCGGTATCGGGCTCCTGCTCTACAAGCAAAACCGCTACCTGCACCTGGCCGGCGTCGTGTCCATTCAGCTAGTTATTCTGGCCGTGGGCGCGTTGCAAGACTACCTGTTCGTCCTCCTGCGCCGCGTGTTTTTCCCCTACTCCGAACTGACTACGGCGAGGTAG
- a CDS encoding sigma-54-dependent transcriptional regulator, giving the protein MPSGTLLLIDDEPRLRQLLARVLELEGYTILQAPDARRGLELLEQHAADVLVVVSDVKLPDANGVELLPRLKAKAPDMEVILLTAFGTIPDGVKAMKQGAFDYLTKGDFEQQLVVVVDRAAEKARLRRRVAELERKMGQRHSFSSMIGSSGALRRAQTMGEQVAVTDSTVLLEGPTGSGKELFAQAIHEASPRKSKAFVAVNCSAFPRELLESELFGYKKGAFTGALADKKGLLEEANGGTLFLDEIGELELNVQAKFLRVLELQQFTKLGDTKPTNVNVRLVAATNRNLKQEAAEGRFRPDLYYRLSVFTINVPPLKDRPTDVPALAEYFLQYFAAKLCKRLPSLDVECLRLLQQYPWPGNVRELKNVLERAAILAPADQPLAAAYLPDEFHAPPAPLSLTDANPDDNSLRTVEARHIQLLLHRTQGNKTEAARQLGIGLTTLYRKVQEYGL; this is encoded by the coding sequence ATGCCCTCTGGAACACTTCTACTCATTGACGACGAACCGCGCTTGCGCCAACTCTTGGCGCGGGTCTTGGAACTGGAAGGCTACACGATTCTGCAAGCCCCCGACGCCCGGCGCGGCCTAGAACTGCTGGAACAACACGCCGCCGATGTGTTGGTGGTAGTATCCGATGTGAAGCTGCCTGATGCCAACGGCGTAGAGTTGCTGCCACGCCTCAAGGCCAAAGCGCCCGACATGGAAGTGATTTTGCTCACCGCCTTTGGCACCATTCCCGATGGCGTGAAAGCCATGAAGCAGGGCGCCTTCGACTACCTCACCAAAGGCGACTTCGAGCAGCAATTGGTGGTGGTAGTGGACCGGGCCGCCGAAAAAGCGCGCCTGCGCCGCCGGGTGGCCGAGTTGGAGCGCAAGATGGGCCAGCGGCACAGCTTCAGCTCCATGATTGGCTCGTCGGGGGCGCTGCGGCGGGCCCAGACCATGGGCGAGCAGGTGGCCGTAACGGATAGCACCGTGCTGCTGGAAGGGCCCACAGGTTCGGGCAAGGAACTGTTTGCGCAAGCCATTCACGAGGCGAGTCCGCGCAAGTCGAAGGCGTTTGTGGCGGTGAATTGCAGCGCGTTTCCGCGGGAACTGTTGGAATCGGAGCTATTTGGGTACAAGAAGGGCGCGTTTACGGGGGCGCTGGCCGATAAGAAAGGCTTGCTGGAAGAAGCCAACGGCGGCACCTTGTTTCTCGATGAAATCGGAGAATTGGAGCTGAACGTGCAAGCCAAGTTCCTCAGGGTGCTGGAGTTGCAGCAATTCACCAAGCTCGGCGACACCAAACCCACCAACGTGAACGTGCGCCTGGTAGCCGCCACCAACCGCAACCTCAAGCAGGAAGCCGCCGAAGGCCGTTTCCGCCCCGATTTATACTACCGGCTCTCGGTGTTCACCATCAACGTGCCGCCGCTAAAAGACCGGCCCACCGACGTACCTGCCCTGGCCGAGTACTTTCTACAATACTTCGCCGCCAAGCTCTGCAAGCGCCTGCCCAGCCTTGATGTGGAATGCCTGCGCCTGCTCCAACAATACCCCTGGCCCGGCAATGTGCGCGAGCTGAAAAACGTGCTGGAACGCGCTGCCATCCTCGCCCCCGCCGACCAGCCCCTAGCCGCCGCCTACCTCCCCGACGAGTTCCACGCCCCGCCCGCCCCGCTCAGCCTTACCGATGCCAACCCCGACGATAATAGCCTCCGCACCGTGGAAGCCCGCCACATTCAACTGCTGCTCCACCGCACCCAAGGCAACAAAACCGAAGCCGCCCGCCAGCTCGGTATCGGCCTGACTACGCTCTACCGCAAAGTGCAGGAGTACGGCCTGTAA